In Massilistercora timonensis, the following are encoded in one genomic region:
- a CDS encoding VanW family protein, translating to MADRIRQRRQHHRKLAKKRRKRAQVLFGLVLVCAALAFGITYLMLYRSVSKYPDQIICDHVYIGAMDASGMTKKEALQALKEHLAEDRSKTVTLRVGEENAQATLEEMGISYQNMEKTVDKAVSYGKDGGVFSRYMKLRKLKKEKVVISENIRVDQEQATAILKERVVPIADHAQDAAITRTGTGFSIEEEKEGTTVDVEKSIAALEEYLNSGWNHKDFTKEMILKKEEPKIKAADLESIQDELGTFSTDAGGGERWKNLETAAGKLNGMILMPGDEVSVHDATAPYDEEHGYVPAGSYENGQVVDTYGGGICQVSTTLYNALLYAELEIVERYPHSMMVNYVDPSRDAAIAGDTKDLTFKNNQETPIYIEGGIDDSNQLHFTIYGKETRDENRSVEFVSETLAEEEYEVKYEEDPSAPLGSVSYEGSPHTGKSARLWKVVSENGKEVEREIVNNSHYNKSDQIIKIGTKSDNASAAAAVRSAIATQDYSKIMAAIG from the coding sequence ATGGCTGACAGGATCCGGCAAAGGAGACAACATCACAGAAAGCTGGCAAAAAAAAGGCGGAAAAGGGCTCAGGTTCTTTTTGGCCTTGTTTTGGTATGCGCGGCGCTTGCCTTTGGGATCACATATCTGATGTTATATCGATCTGTCTCAAAATATCCGGATCAGATCATCTGCGATCATGTATATATCGGGGCTATGGATGCCTCTGGCATGACAAAGAAGGAAGCGCTGCAGGCGTTGAAAGAGCACCTGGCAGAAGACCGGTCGAAGACGGTAACTCTTCGGGTGGGGGAAGAAAATGCGCAGGCGACACTGGAGGAAATGGGAATCTCCTATCAAAATATGGAGAAGACGGTAGATAAGGCTGTAAGCTATGGGAAGGACGGCGGAGTATTCAGCCGTTATATGAAGCTGCGAAAACTTAAGAAAGAGAAAGTAGTGATAAGTGAAAATATCCGTGTGGATCAGGAGCAGGCCACGGCAATCCTGAAAGAGAGGGTGGTTCCTATCGCGGATCACGCGCAGGATGCAGCGATCACCAGGACGGGGACAGGTTTTTCTATTGAGGAAGAGAAGGAAGGAACCACCGTTGATGTGGAAAAGTCCATCGCGGCGCTGGAAGAATATCTGAACAGCGGCTGGAATCATAAAGATTTTACGAAGGAAATGATCCTCAAAAAAGAGGAGCCGAAGATAAAGGCGGCGGATCTGGAATCTATACAGGATGAGCTGGGAACCTTTTCCACAGACGCCGGCGGCGGAGAGCGCTGGAAGAATCTTGAGACGGCGGCGGGGAAGTTGAATGGAATGATCCTGATGCCGGGTGATGAGGTGTCTGTTCACGATGCCACAGCGCCCTATGACGAGGAACACGGGTATGTGCCGGCTGGTTCTTACGAGAACGGGCAGGTGGTAGATACTTACGGAGGAGGAATCTGTCAGGTGTCTACTACATTATACAACGCGCTTCTTTATGCGGAGCTGGAAATTGTGGAGCGATATCCCCATTCGATGATGGTGAATTATGTAGACCCCTCCAGAGATGCGGCTATTGCCGGGGATACCAAAGATCTGACATTTAAGAACAACCAGGAAACGCCGATTTATATCGAAGGCGGGATTGATGATTCCAATCAGCTGCATTTTACAATATACGGGAAAGAGACACGGGATGAAAATCGCAGTGTGGAATTTGTCAGCGAGACCCTGGCGGAGGAAGAATACGAGGTAAAATATGAAGAGGATCCAAGCGCTCCGCTGGGGTCGGTATCGTATGAAGGAAGTCCGCACACAGGGAAATCTGCCAGGTTGTGGAAGGTTGTTTCTGAAAATGGAAAAGAAGTGGAACGAGAAATTGTTAACAACAGCCACTATAATAAATCCGATCAGATTATTAAGATAGGAACCAAGTCCGACAACGCAAGCGCGGCGGCTGCGGTAAGATCGGCCATCGCCACACAGGATTATTCTAAGATCATGGCGGCGATCGGTTAG
- a CDS encoding AIR synthase-related protein, translating into MRDRVLSQELAIGYGTTEKSGLYAVVTAVNAVMAAGAGSVRARVRIECPEGTEKARIYGMMKPIRAFCRREGITLIEDGIRISPAVSRAVTVAAAAGVKERDKEVKEPGAGKDILLTSWVGLGGTVQALWERREGLEKRFPPGFLRQAGEMEAGLFAGREAALAWERGAGYVQAVGEGGVKAALWEMAKVLECGVDVDLKALPIRQETVEICEYLGLNPYQLSSTGSLLITAPEGEALAGELAAAGIPAAVVGTLTDNNDKILRSGEEVQYLDRPAPDEIRKIYT; encoded by the coding sequence ATGAGAGACAGAGTATTATCGCAGGAGCTGGCGATCGGATACGGAACAACGGAAAAAAGCGGGCTATACGCAGTGGTGACGGCGGTAAACGCCGTCATGGCCGCCGGGGCCGGAAGTGTAAGGGCCAGAGTGCGCATAGAATGCCCGGAAGGGACTGAGAAGGCACGGATCTATGGGATGATGAAACCGATCCGTGCCTTTTGTCGTAGAGAAGGGATTACTCTTATAGAAGACGGGATCCGGATCAGCCCGGCGGTGTCACGCGCTGTGACGGTGGCCGCTGCGGCGGGAGTGAAGGAGAGAGACAAGGAAGTGAAAGAGCCGGGGGCGGGGAAGGATATCCTGCTTACCAGCTGGGTGGGCCTTGGCGGAACGGTGCAGGCTCTGTGGGAGCGCCGGGAGGGGTTGGAGAAACGGTTTCCCCCGGGATTCCTAAGACAGGCAGGGGAGATGGAAGCCGGCCTTTTTGCCGGGAGAGAGGCGGCCCTTGCCTGGGAGCGGGGCGCAGGTTACGTACAGGCAGTAGGCGAGGGCGGCGTTAAGGCGGCGCTCTGGGAGATGGCCAAAGTTCTGGAATGCGGAGTGGATGTGGATCTGAAGGCGCTGCCCATCCGTCAGGAGACGGTGGAGATCTGCGAGTATCTGGGCCTGAATCCCTATCAGCTTTCTTCCACCGGCAGTCTGCTGATCACAGCCCCGGAGGGAGAAGCGCTGGCCGGGGAACTAGCGGCGGCGGGGATCCCGGCAGCAGTGGTGGGAACTCTTACAGATAACAATGACAAGATCCTGCGAAGCGGCGAAGAGGTGCAGTACCTGGATCGCCCCGCGCCGGACGAGATCCGGAAGATCTATACATAA
- a CDS encoding tRNA (cytidine(34)-2'-O)-methyltransferase has protein sequence MLNIVLHEPEIPANTGNIGRTCVATGTRLHLIEPLGFRLNEKNLKRAGMDYWEDLDVRTYIDYQDFLEKNPGAKIYMATTKAERAYTEVSYEPDCYIMFGKESAGIPEEILVDHRKTCIRIPMAGGIRSLNLANSVAVVLYEALRQNQFPGMELSGHLHRLEW, from the coding sequence ATGTTGAATATTGTGTTACATGAGCCGGAGATCCCGGCCAACACCGGAAATATCGGACGGACTTGCGTGGCCACCGGGACGCGCCTGCACCTGATCGAACCCCTGGGATTCCGGTTAAATGAGAAGAACCTGAAGCGGGCGGGGATGGATTACTGGGAAGACCTGGATGTGAGGACCTATATTGATTACCAGGACTTCCTGGAGAAAAATCCGGGAGCAAAGATCTATATGGCCACTACCAAGGCGGAGAGAGCGTACACAGAAGTCTCCTACGAACCGGACTGCTATATCATGTTCGGGAAGGAGAGCGCGGGGATCCCGGAAGAGATCCTGGTGGACCACCGCAAGACCTGTATCCGGATTCCCATGGCAGGCGGGATCCGTTCCCTGAACCTGGCAAATTCTGTGGCGGTGGTGCTGTATGAAGCGCTGCGCCAGAACCAGTTTCCGGGAATGGAACTCTCAGGACATCTCCACAGGCTGGAATGGTAA
- a CDS encoding V-type ATP synthase subunit I, translating to MAVLQMQRISICALKKDRKAILEKIQSMGIMEMNQIAEDEEGFEKMDTLSARQRFEKMASLSENALDILDIYAPEKKSMFAGLEGKKLVDSGQFTKITDRKDAILEEAEHLVACNKEIAEHRAEITKLENQIEALAPWLKLDVPMNLKGTGKTEMLLGTMPGETPLDAVYEKIAEGSPETEAVDVQIIHSDQDATYLAVLCLKKDATAVEEALRAAGFARPSQTADEVPARKTEELKGQIGQLDQKIEEIEEEIKACAKDREDLRVVGDYYRMRAKKYEVLGTLPQSQRTFVISGYVPRKAAPAIEKAIGEHYDCVIDLDELKEDEEPPTVLQNNAFSSSVEGVLEAYGLPHKGEFDPTTIMSFFYVFFFGMMLSDAAYGAIVAIACFVALKKYPRMSASMHKSLKLFFFCGLSTIVWGILFSGYFGDAVDVIGRTFFGVEVTVPPLWFAPLNNPMKLLIYSMAFGLVHLFVGLGIKGYMQIKDKQYLDFFCDVVLWYIFLIGLILMLIPSDIFASIAQMTVVFPPALNTLAKVLAVIGAVGLLLMSGRSSKNPVLRIALGAYDIYNITGWLSDVLSYSRLLALGLATGVIASVVNQMGSMFGGGVVGAILFALVFVVGHLMNLAINLLGAYVHTNRLQFVEFFGKFYEGGGRPFEPFKTDTKYVDIKEES from the coding sequence ATGGCAGTTTTGCAGATGCAAAGAATTAGTATCTGCGCGCTGAAGAAAGATCGTAAGGCAATTTTGGAAAAAATACAGTCCATGGGCATTATGGAGATGAACCAGATCGCGGAAGACGAAGAGGGCTTCGAGAAGATGGATACGTTAAGCGCCAGACAGCGTTTTGAGAAGATGGCTTCTCTTTCAGAGAACGCGCTGGATATTCTGGACATCTACGCCCCGGAGAAAAAGTCTATGTTTGCAGGCCTGGAAGGAAAAAAGCTTGTAGATTCCGGGCAGTTCACCAAGATCACGGACAGAAAAGACGCAATTCTGGAAGAGGCAGAACATCTGGTAGCCTGCAATAAGGAAATTGCAGAGCATCGAGCCGAGATCACAAAGCTGGAGAATCAAATTGAAGCGTTGGCGCCCTGGCTTAAGCTGGACGTGCCAATGAATTTAAAAGGCACCGGCAAGACAGAGATGCTTCTGGGGACCATGCCGGGAGAGACTCCGCTTGACGCGGTTTATGAGAAGATCGCGGAGGGCAGCCCGGAGACAGAAGCCGTGGACGTACAGATCATCCACAGTGATCAGGATGCCACCTATCTGGCTGTATTATGTCTGAAAAAGGATGCCACCGCAGTGGAAGAGGCTTTAAGAGCCGCAGGGTTCGCAAGACCTTCCCAGACGGCAGATGAGGTGCCCGCCCGGAAAACGGAGGAACTGAAAGGTCAGATCGGACAGTTGGATCAGAAGATCGAAGAGATCGAAGAGGAGATCAAAGCCTGTGCGAAGGACCGGGAGGATCTGAGAGTTGTAGGTGATTATTACCGGATGCGGGCGAAGAAATACGAAGTGCTGGGAACGCTCCCGCAATCACAGAGAACGTTTGTGATCAGTGGATATGTCCCCAGGAAAGCAGCGCCGGCTATCGAGAAAGCCATCGGGGAACATTATGACTGTGTGATCGATCTGGATGAGCTGAAGGAGGACGAGGAACCGCCTACCGTGCTTCAGAACAACGCATTTTCTTCCAGTGTGGAAGGCGTTCTGGAGGCATATGGACTTCCACACAAAGGGGAGTTTGATCCAACCACGATCATGTCGTTCTTCTATGTATTCTTCTTTGGAATGATGTTGTCGGACGCGGCGTATGGGGCGATCGTTGCCATTGCCTGTTTTGTGGCTCTTAAGAAATACCCGCGGATGAGCGCCAGCATGCACAAGTCGCTGAAGCTGTTTTTCTTCTGCGGATTATCCACCATCGTATGGGGAATCTTATTCTCCGGATATTTCGGCGATGCGGTAGACGTGATCGGAAGAACCTTCTTTGGCGTAGAGGTGACGGTGCCGCCGTTGTGGTTCGCGCCTTTGAACAACCCGATGAAGCTTCTGATCTATTCCATGGCGTTTGGTCTGGTGCATTTGTTTGTGGGCCTTGGGATTAAGGGATATATGCAGATCAAGGATAAACAGTATCTGGATTTCTTCTGTGACGTAGTCCTGTGGTACATTTTCCTGATCGGCCTGATCCTGATGCTGATCCCGTCGGATATCTTTGCATCCATCGCGCAGATGACGGTGGTATTCCCGCCGGCATTGAATACATTGGCGAAGGTGCTGGCTGTCATCGGAGCGGTGGGACTTCTCCTGATGAGCGGCCGGTCAAGCAAGAATCCGGTGCTTCGGATCGCGCTTGGAGCGTACGACATCTATAACATTACCGGATGGCTCAGTGATGTGTTATCCTACTCCCGTCTTCTGGCCCTGGGCCTTGCGACCGGAGTTATCGCGTCCGTAGTTAATCAGATGGGAAGCATGTTCGGAGGCGGTGTGGTCGGAGCGATCCTGTTCGCGCTGGTCTTTGTAGTGGGA